A window of Paenibacillus polygoni contains these coding sequences:
- a CDS encoding LamG-like jellyroll fold domain-containing protein — MKSTLSKYVAMVLAFALLVPAFAYADSQDTKGSGKQESASPSVDLKGLPASSSTLNKEASPTFTNVSVHDPSIIKDGKEYYVFGSHIEAAKSTDLMNWTTFTNGYTTPNNVLFGNLSENLKGSFAWAGENDSDSKGGFSVWAPDVFWNENYINKDNTKGAYMMYYSASSTYIRSAIGYAVSQNIEGPYEYVDTIVYSGFTKNDAKDTDSQVNKKWTNTNIKTLVDEKLLSGPNEQWFKADGSFNNTMYPNAIDSTLFYDTDGKLWMTYGSWSGGIFLLELDPQTGKAMYPGEDGTTKDGRIIDRYFGTKIAGGYTKSGEGPFIAYDKETGYYYLNVTYGWLGADGGYNMRQFRSKNPDGPYVDAEGKNAVLPSGAENETYGIKMIGNFLFKREIGDPGTGTGYGYVSAGHNSVYYDEETGKQFLFFHARFPQKGEAHELRVHQMYRNKDGWPVVAANRYAGESLTKLKTKDIPGEYKFVNHGLAYSGEITSSVDITLNKNHKITGGVTGTWKLKNNYYAELTVDGVNYDGVFVKQWDETLQKETMTFTAISSAGETIWGIGQPEKTDQEVVKDVEQALTLGNTSNVSSNLTLPVKGARNTQISWKTSNPSVISATGEVNPPEVGEPNLTATLTATITKGNAVVTKTFHIVVAPVDVSYGLHAQYSFENDLSASVGSFGDGLITGDRIDNTGGTITFDQGVVGNGAIFDGKSGIKLPNGLIEGKEYSVSMWLKPTQITQYTPTFFGGSNKSWISFVPQAGDNTTTLWSGENWYNASIGSRIRTNQWQHIAFSVDNGFVKVFVDGKEAYSGSGFPDVFTTKDGVFSLGVNFWDTAYKGMIDELRIYNVAITAEVAAKLAEELPKEEQGPAELAAEFSFEDKLNDTKGSFGTGTVIGDKIGNPDGGTITYKDGVKGKAAAFDGKSGILLPSGLISSDSYSVAMWVYADELKPYTPVFFGAQTNKNWISMLPMGHDGAKNNAMLWSGEAWYDAVTDVKTPLQKWTHYAFTVNGDAVTVYIDGAAKYTGKGFPDIFTDHNGTFSLGVNWWDTPFKGMIDELQIYRGVITPEKAAELAS, encoded by the coding sequence GTGAAAAGTACGTTATCAAAATATGTAGCTATGGTTCTCGCATTTGCTTTGCTTGTACCGGCTTTTGCCTATGCAGACAGTCAGGACACTAAGGGAAGCGGTAAACAAGAAAGTGCTTCACCGTCTGTAGACTTGAAAGGGCTTCCAGCAAGCAGTAGTACGTTAAATAAAGAGGCATCTCCAACCTTTACGAATGTATCGGTCCACGATCCTTCCATTATTAAAGACGGGAAAGAATACTATGTGTTCGGATCTCATATTGAAGCAGCTAAATCGACTGATTTGATGAACTGGACAACGTTTACGAATGGATATACAACCCCTAATAACGTTCTGTTTGGCAATCTTTCTGAGAACTTGAAGGGCTCATTCGCTTGGGCTGGTGAAAATGATTCGGATAGTAAAGGCGGTTTTTCCGTATGGGCACCAGACGTGTTCTGGAACGAAAATTACATCAATAAGGACAACACAAAGGGTGCCTATATGATGTATTACAGTGCTTCATCCACCTATATTCGTTCCGCGATTGGTTATGCAGTATCTCAAAATATCGAAGGACCTTATGAATATGTAGACACAATTGTTTACTCTGGTTTCACCAAAAACGATGCGAAAGATACGGATAGTCAAGTTAATAAAAAATGGACAAATACCAATATCAAAACATTGGTTGACGAGAAGCTTTTAAGCGGTCCAAATGAACAATGGTTTAAAGCTGATGGATCATTCAATAACACCATGTATCCTAACGCGATTGATTCCACCTTATTTTATGATACAGACGGTAAACTTTGGATGACCTATGGTTCTTGGTCAGGCGGTATTTTCTTACTCGAACTGGACCCGCAAACAGGGAAAGCAATGTATCCAGGAGAAGACGGGACAACGAAAGATGGACGAATCATTGACCGTTATTTTGGCACGAAAATTGCCGGCGGTTATACGAAATCCGGAGAAGGTCCGTTTATTGCCTATGATAAAGAGACGGGCTACTATTACTTAAATGTTACGTACGGCTGGCTTGGAGCGGACGGCGGATACAATATGAGACAGTTCAGATCGAAGAATCCAGACGGCCCGTATGTGGATGCTGAAGGGAAAAATGCAGTATTGCCAAGCGGCGCAGAGAATGAGACTTACGGAATTAAGATGATCGGTAACTTCCTTTTCAAGAGAGAGATAGGTGATCCGGGAACAGGTACAGGTTATGGATATGTATCTGCTGGTCATAATTCAGTGTATTACGATGAAGAGACAGGTAAACAATTCTTGTTCTTCCATGCTCGCTTCCCGCAAAAAGGGGAAGCCCATGAGCTTCGTGTTCACCAAATGTATAGGAATAAGGATGGTTGGCCGGTAGTAGCTGCGAATCGCTATGCGGGCGAATCCCTTACGAAACTGAAGACAAAAGATATTCCGGGTGAATATAAATTTGTCAATCATGGTTTAGCTTATTCCGGAGAGATCACTAGTTCCGTTGATATTACGCTGAATAAAAATCACAAAATCACCGGAGGAGTAACGGGTACTTGGAAACTGAAAAATAACTATTATGCAGAGCTAACCGTAGATGGAGTTAATTACGATGGAGTTTTCGTGAAACAATGGGACGAAACTTTACAGAAGGAAACGATGACATTTACGGCCATTTCAAGTGCGGGAGAAACGATCTGGGGGATCGGCCAGCCTGAGAAAACAGATCAAGAGGTCGTGAAGGATGTGGAGCAGGCACTTACATTAGGGAATACATCCAATGTTTCTTCTAATCTTACCCTTCCTGTAAAGGGAGCACGCAACACTCAGATCTCTTGGAAAACATCGAATCCAAGCGTTATTTCTGCAACGGGGGAAGTAAATCCTCCAGAGGTCGGTGAACCGAACCTGACGGCAACTCTGACAGCTACCATCACGAAGGGCAATGCCGTAGTTACAAAAACATTTCATATTGTCGTAGCACCGGTTGATGTCTCATATGGTTTACACGCGCAGTATTCATTTGAAAATGATCTATCCGCTTCCGTCGGCTCTTTTGGTGATGGACTCATCACAGGAGATCGCATCGATAATACAGGCGGTACAATCACCTTCGATCAAGGTGTCGTAGGAAACGGAGCTATATTCGACGGGAAATCAGGTATCAAACTTCCGAATGGCCTGATTGAGGGGAAAGAGTATTCGGTATCCATGTGGCTGAAGCCTACACAGATTACACAGTATACTCCGACTTTCTTTGGTGGATCAAACAAGAGTTGGATCAGTTTTGTACCGCAAGCAGGGGATAATACTACCACACTATGGTCTGGTGAGAATTGGTATAATGCATCCATCGGATCAAGAATACGTACGAATCAGTGGCAACATATTGCATTCTCTGTTGATAACGGATTTGTAAAAGTATTTGTGGATGGAAAAGAAGCCTACTCAGGCTCAGGTTTCCCAGATGTATTTACGACTAAAGACGGGGTGTTCAGTTTAGGTGTTAACTTCTGGGATACAGCATACAAAGGAATGATAGATGAACTCCGCATCTACAATGTGGCTATTACCGCAGAAGTAGCTGCAAAATTAGCAGAGGAATTACCGAAGGAGGAACAAGGACCCGCTGAACTTGCGGCCGAATTCTCTTTTGAGGATAAGCTAAACGATACCAAAGGCAGTTTTGGAACCGGAACAGTCATCGGAGATAAAATTGGGAACCCAGATGGGGGAACAATCACCTATAAGGATGGGGTAAAAGGGAAAGCAGCCGCATTTGACGGGAAGTCAGGGATACTTCTTCCGAGCGGGCTCATATCAAGTGACAGTTATTCGGTTGCGATGTGGGTATACGCAGATGAATTGAAGCCTTATACTCCGGTGTTCTTTGGAGCACAGACCAATAAAAATTGGATCAGCATGCTGCCCATGGGACATGACGGAGCTAAAAATAACGCAATGTTGTGGTCAGGTGAAGCTTGGTACGATGCCGTAACGGATGTGAAAACACCGCTTCAAAAGTGGACCCACTATGCATTTACAGTGAATGGGGATGCAGTTACTGTATATATTGATGGGGCAGCGAAATATACGGGTAAAGGCTTCCCTGATATTTTTACAGATCATAATGGAACCTTTAGTCTAGGTGTAAACTGGTGGGATACTCCTTTCAAAGGCATGATCGATGAACTGCAGATCTATCGTGGAGTGATTACCCCAGAAAAAGCAGCAGAACTTGCTTCATAA